In the Prochlorococcus marinus str. MIT 9312 genome, TGTTTGGAAATATTATCCTAAGCAACATTTTAAACTCTCTACCATGCATAATCATAAGACCTTTCTTTACACTCCATGGGGCCTTTATAAACATTATGCACATCGCGTATACAATCTCTCTTAAGGATAAAGTATCAGTTAGAAAACCATACCATTGATTTTTGGGTAGTTGGAAAAAACTGCCAAAAAATTCTCTAAGTAGTTTTTCATCAAACCTCATGAGTTTTTCCAAACCAAACTGGTAAAGTGATTTCTTTCTAATTAATTCTTTTGACCATAAAGTTTCCCAACCCCTTCTAGCAATATGATAGGTACTAAGATTTTTGTTTTTAATTGCTTCTGATATTGCTTTTGCAACAAGTGGAGCTCTTCTTAAAAGATTACCAATTAAGTATCCAGATGCAGGATGAACCATTGAAGCAGCTCCACCATAACCAAGTATTTGTTGTTTGAAATCTGGTATTGGCATATTCATCGGTAGAAACAAACCAAGTTCTTCGTGTTGCATACTTGTAATAGATATATTTCGATAAGATAGCCTTTTCTCTAATCTTTCTTTTAAATTTTCCATTGTTAAAGGATTTACTAAACCAAGAGATGTCTCTTCAAGAAAATATTTCCCGTTTCCCATGTCCATTGCATAAAGAAAAGTGGGTGGTTCTTTTTTTTGCTCTTCATTAAGATGGTCATTTCTATAATCCATTAATACAAACTGACCCTTTTTAAGCGGGGGTTTACTAAAATTGCCTACTATCCCGTAACAAGTTTGGACTGCTAAAGGGCCACATGATTTTAATTTAAGAAAAACAGGATCATATCCTGTCGCATCTACTACTAATCTTGCAGAGTAAGTCTTGCCATCATTTGTTGTGACAGTACTTTTATATTTTTCAAAATGGATTTTATCAGCATAGCCTTGATGCCATTTAATAAAAGATTTATTGCATTCATTAAGCCAAAAATTATGGAGTTTCTTCTTATCAAATAGTCCGTAATCTAATGAATGTTCAGTAGCTTTATTCTCATCGTGCTGCTCTTCTAAAGCGCCATGCCCAAAAAAACTTACAGTATTCTTCCATCTATATTCTAGTAAATCCTGAAGCCCAAGTTGATCAACCTCTTCTCCCCAAATACCATAAGTATTTGGCCAAGGTTCATCTGGTCCATTAGGAGAAAGGACTTCTACATTTAATTCCTCTTTGCCTAAAGCTGATGCAATTGCCATGCCCGCAGGTCCTGCACCCAAAACAAGAACATCTGGTAAGCTTTGTTTTGACATTAAATATAAATCTTCTTATTAAAGGAATTTGTGAAACAAAATATAATTTCTGCTACTGGTTTTTTATTATTCATTCAATACTTGTAATGAGAGTAGACTCATATTAATAAAAATACTCAAATACTAGTGACTAAGTTTTCAGGGTTTTAACAATAATTTATAAGATTACAAAATAAAAAAAACTTAAAAACTTTTTTTATTATATAAATATATATCAATTTTAAATGATTGAAAATAAAAATATTTTAATTACTGGAGGCAATTCAGGAATAGGTTTCTTTGCCATTGTAAATTTACTAAAGACTAAAAATAATTTATACATTTTAATAAAATCTGAATTTAGAAAGAATGATTTTTTAATAAGAATTGAGAAATATTTTGAAAAAAATTACCTTAGTAAATATTTAAATATTATTGAAAATTGTGACCTTTCTGATTTAGAAAATATTAAAAAAATTAAAGATTATCTAATTAGTAAAAATATCTTTTTAGATGTAGTTATCTTAAATGCAGGTTTGCAATATACTGGTTCGTTTTATCCTAAAGTATCAAAACAAGGCATAGAACTTACTTTTGCAGTTAATCATCTTGCACATTTTTATTTGATAAATATCATAAAAGATTTTGTTAGCAATAAAGAAGAATCCAGAATAATTATTACATCATCAGATGTTCACGACCCCAAAAGCTCAGGTGGAAATATAGGAAAGAAAGCAGGACTTAATAATTTAGTTGATTTTAGAAAAAAAGTTGCTGGACGATTTTTAAATTTTAATGCTGATGAATCTTATAAAAATAGTAAGTTATGTAATATTTTGTTTGCAAAAGAACTTGCAAAAAAATTTAAAATATCTTCGAGTAAGATTTCTGTAATTACTTGGGCCCCTGGACTTGTAATTCCAGATGATGATTCAGGTTTCTTTAGATATAGCAAATGTTTTAATCTCTTTGGATATTTTATCTTTTCTAAAGTTGCAAAAAATATTTTAGGAATTTCTGAAAGTGTAGAAAATGCTGGAAAGATTCTTTCTGAGATTGTTTTTGACTCAAGTTTTAATAATATTGCATACATACATTTAAGTAATAAACTTATATCTTTTAAAAAACATAAATTAGTTGCAGGTAAGGTTAGTGATGAAGCAAATAGTTCTGAGTTGGCTTCAAAACTCTGGATTTTCAGTGAAGAGATTTGCAGATCATTTGGCTTTGTTGCTTTCAATATTTAAGGTTTGTGTTGGGAATGCAAACTCTATATTATTAGCTGCGAATTCCTCAATTATTTTTAAATTTATAGATTGTTGAGCTTCCATTGCAGCAAGATAATTATTTGTTGGTATGTAATAAACAAGTTCGAAATTCAGACTGAAGTCGCCAAAATCTGTGAAATGACATCTATCAAAAGATGCATCTTTTGTCTCTTCAACTATTTTTTGAATTATTGTTGGGATCAATTTCATCATTTTTGGAGAGGTTTCATAAACTACTCCTAATTTATGAACTAACCTTCTTTTTTTCATCTGTGCGTAATTTGAAATTATTCCATTTGTTAGGGCACTGTTGCTCATTACTATTACTTCTCCATTAATACTTCTTATCCTTGAGGATCTTACTCCTACCCTCTCAACCATTCCCAGGACTCCATCAGACTTTATAAACTCACCTTTTTGAAAAGGTTTATCAAGCAAAATAGTTATATATTCAAAAAACTCTTGAACTGGATCTTTTAACGCTAACCCTGCTCCAATTCCACCTGCACTTAGTAAGGCCCAAATAGCAGTCATTTGAACTCCTATATTTTGCAAGAAAAATATTGAACCAATAGTCCATGTTAATGCTTTTATTAAAGGAGTTAGTGAAGATACCATTGAACTGATTGAGGAATTATTAATTTTTGATGTTGATTCAGTTAAGGATCTAATTAATACTTTGTTGAGAGCTTTTATGATTATTATCAATATGAATAATTTCTGAATATTTAATAAGACAGAGATAAAAGTTATTTCATCTGCAAAAAAAAAGTCAATTGAAAAATAAAATGAGAGGAGGAAACCTATAGGTTTTATAATTCCAGCTATCACTTCAAAAATAAAATCATCGAAATTTGTTTTTGTCCTTTTGGAGATCTTTTTTAAAAAAATCTTTGATAATTTAGAAATTATTATCGATAATAAAATTCCTATAAAAAATATAGATATTGCTAAAAGAAAATTTTCAGTAGCTAATTTCATATTTAATTAAAACCTAAAAATATTGCTCTAATTAAAGTTTAAATTATCTCTAAAAAACAAACCAGTCTAAATTGTTTTTTAACTCAATATTATATCTCTAATTTCTTTGAATTCTTTTCTATTAGCAGTCTTGCATAATTCAAAGATTATTGATTCAGTAGTTGTTAAGACTGCCCCCTTTTGAGTCATTCTTTGTAAGGCTATTTCATGATCTATACAATTTCGACTGCCCATAGCATCAGAAATAAGAACTACTTCAAATCCTTTTTGTAAAAAATCTAAGACTGTTTGCTGAATGCAAATATGTGTTTCGATACCACAAACTATCAAATTTGTAATTTTCTTATTTTCAATTTCTTGTAAAAATTCTTGTATGTTTGCTAGGCTAAAATCCATTTTATCAATTTTTTTAAATCGTACTTTGGGTAATAATTCAGGGATCGTCACACCCAATTTGAGTGGGTTCTGTTCAGATACAAATATGTTTTCTTCTAAAATTTGGTAAGCATTTATAAGCTTTTTGATGTTTTTGATTATTGAATTCTTATTAAAAATTGGTCTTATTATTTTTCCCTGAATATCAATAATTAGCAACGCGTTTACTTTCGATGATAATTTATCATAAGAGATTTCTTGATCATTCATAATTTACATATAAAAGATACATTTAACATAATATTTTGAAGAACTTTAGTAAACATTTTAAATCAAAAAGTTGTTTTACTCTCATCTAGAGTTATTATTGAGAATAGCCATGAGTTAATAATTGTCATTATCCTCGCAATACAATGTCATTACATCTCCTCTCGGCGATGGTTTACATAAAGAGGGGAAGAGGTTAACTCCTCAGAGGCTAAAGGTTCTTAATTTATTTGAAAATATTGGCTCTGGAAAGCATCTTAGTGCTGAAGAGGTTCATGAAAAGTTAGTTAAAACAAGCTCCAAAGTTTCACTAGCAACAATTTATAGAACTTTAAGACTTTTAGTACAAATGGGTTTGCTTCATGAATTAGAACTCAGTGAGGGTGGACACAGATATGAATTGCTTAGTAATGACACACCGGATCATCATCATTTGATTTGTATTAGGTGTGGAAGAACAGAAGAATTCGAAAATGACGAAGTTTTAGAAGCAGGCAAAGATGCAGCAAAAGTTAATGGTTTTAAACTAATTGAATCATCTTTAAATGTAAGAGCTATTTGTCCTAATTGTATTTAGTGGGTTTTAACTTAAAGTCCCTCCACAACTTGACCCTGCACCTGCAGTGCAAGCAAAACAATGTTCTTTTACAGCTACCCGGTAGTCAAAAGTAAATGATTCATCCAATAGATCAAAAAGTGTCTTTGGTCCTTTATTCTCTCGGAAATTTATCTGTTGGTTAAAGTCACAATCATAAATTTCTCCTAGCCAATTTACGCTAATTGTCTTTTTACACATAAGATTTTCTAAATTTTTTTCATTAAAATTTTCTT is a window encoding:
- a CDS encoding SDR family NAD(P)-dependent oxidoreductase; amino-acid sequence: MIENKNILITGGNSGIGFFAIVNLLKTKNNLYILIKSEFRKNDFLIRIEKYFEKNYLSKYLNIIENCDLSDLENIKKIKDYLISKNIFLDVVILNAGLQYTGSFYPKVSKQGIELTFAVNHLAHFYLINIIKDFVSNKEESRIIITSSDVHDPKSSGGNIGKKAGLNNLVDFRKKVAGRFLNFNADESYKNSKLCNILFAKELAKKFKISSSKISVITWAPGLVIPDDDSGFFRYSKCFNLFGYFIFSKVAKNILGISESVENAGKILSEIVFDSSFNNIAYIHLSNKLISFKKHKLVAGKVSDEANSSELASKLWIFSEEICRSFGFVAFNI
- a CDS encoding Fur family transcriptional regulator is translated as MSLSSQYNVITSPLGDGLHKEGKRLTPQRLKVLNLFENIGSGKHLSAEEVHEKLVKTSSKVSLATIYRTLRLLVQMGLLHELELSEGGHRYELLSNDTPDHHHLICIRCGRTEEFENDEVLEAGKDAAKVNGFKLIESSLNVRAICPNCI
- a CDS encoding mechanosensitive ion channel family protein → MKLATENFLLAISIFFIGILLSIIISKLSKIFLKKISKRTKTNFDDFIFEVIAGIIKPIGFLLSFYFSIDFFFADEITFISVLLNIQKLFILIIIIKALNKVLIRSLTESTSKINNSSISSMVSSLTPLIKALTWTIGSIFFLQNIGVQMTAIWALLSAGGIGAGLALKDPVQEFFEYITILLDKPFQKGEFIKSDGVLGMVERVGVRSSRIRSINGEVIVMSNSALTNGIISNYAQMKKRRLVHKLGVVYETSPKMMKLIPTIIQKIVEETKDASFDRCHFTDFGDFSLNFELVYYIPTNNYLAAMEAQQSINLKIIEEFAANNIEFAFPTQTLNIESNKAK
- a CDS encoding hydrolase, with the translated sequence MNDQEISYDKLSSKVNALLIIDIQGKIIRPIFNKNSIIKNIKKLINAYQILEENIFVSEQNPLKLGVTIPELLPKVRFKKIDKMDFSLANIQEFLQEIENKKITNLIVCGIETHICIQQTVLDFLQKGFEVVLISDAMGSRNCIDHEIALQRMTQKGAVLTTTESIIFELCKTANRKEFKEIRDIILS
- the crtL gene encoding lycopene beta cyclase yields the protein MSKQSLPDVLVLGAGPAGMAIASALGKEELNVEVLSPNGPDEPWPNTYGIWGEEVDQLGLQDLLEYRWKNTVSFFGHGALEEQHDENKATEHSLDYGLFDKKKLHNFWLNECNKSFIKWHQGYADKIHFEKYKSTVTTNDGKTYSARLVVDATGYDPVFLKLKSCGPLAVQTCYGIVGNFSKPPLKKGQFVLMDYRNDHLNEEQKKEPPTFLYAMDMGNGKYFLEETSLGLVNPLTMENLKERLEKRLSYRNISITSMQHEELGLFLPMNMPIPDFKQQILGYGGAASMVHPASGYLIGNLLRRAPLVAKAISEAIKNKNLSTYHIARRGWETLWSKELIRKKSLYQFGLEKLMRFDEKLLREFFGSFFQLPKNQWYGFLTDTLSLREIVYAMCIMFIKAPWSVKKGLMIMHGREFKMLLRIIFPNI